TCTGATCCATGGAAGCCTGAAGCTCTTTCTGGGACCGGGTCAGTTCCCGGGTTCGTTCAGCCACCTGATCCTCCAGAATCCGGCTCTGATTCTTCAGCAGATCGGTGTAGGCCATGCTTTCCGACGCATTGGCCACATGCAGCAGAACAATCGAAAGCAGGGTCTTGGCTGTGTCGGGCAGCTTGGTCTGGCCGGACGGCAACAGACCGCCGAACATGCCCTTGACCTGATTGTGGTTGGCGATCACATGCAGCAGGTACTGGCGGGAGTGATCCCGCGACGAAATCACCACGCCACGGCGTTCGCGGATGGCCCAGGCGAAGTAGCCTTCGTCGATCATATAATCCACTTCTTTTTGGATCTCCGCGGCCAGATGATCGGGGTGGCGATATGTGGGCTGAAAGGAAAAGTCCGCCTCATCGACCATGTAAAAGGCCAACGCTTCAAAGGGCATGATGGCGTCGATGCGGCGTTTGGCCTCGGGAAGCAGGGTTTGAAGGCTGCAATCGCCGCCCCCGATCTCCGTGTAGAAATCCTCCAGCGAAAGAACCATTTCCAGGGCGTTCTGGATATAGCGGCGGTTTTCCTCCAGATACGCGATACGGTGCTTCAGGTCGGCGATGGTGTCTTGATCTGACATTGGATTTACGACTCGCCCGTGAAGATCGACGTCAGGAAATTCAGGTGGTGGATCGCCTGGGGGATGATCGTGGCAAGGGTCTGAGGAGAGATCTTCAGCTTGTCCCAGGCCGCTGCGTCCAGGGTGGGAATGCACCACTCCCCGCTTTTGCCCTCGCCCAGGGCATGGGCGATGATGTCGGCCAGATGAATGACGGCCGCCCGGGCCGGATCCTGAGCCGAGGCCGGTCGATGGTGGAAGGCCACATTCTGACTCAAGGCGACGGGAAATTTCCATTTTTCGAAAAGATCGGCGGCGATGTCCGTGTGCCGAAATCCCATGATCCGTTTTTCCACGTCATAAAGACAGGACTCGCCATCGGCGGCAGCGGCCAGCATGGTTCCCACCTGCCGGGGAAAGTACTTGAACATGACCATTCTGCCGATGTCGTGGAGCAATCCGGCAACAAAAAGCTGTTCGGTATTGCGGATGTTGCCTCCGGCCGCCAGAATGCGCGCCAGGACGCCGCAGGTCAGGCTGTGATGGGTAAAGGCCTGCGTGTCGAACACATTTTTGGGAATATCCTTGAAGATTTCCATGGTGGCGATACCCGCCGCCAGGGCCGAAATTTCTTTCGAACCGATAACGGTAACGGCGCGACTGATGCTGTCGATTCTGGATGGGAAACCATAAAACGCGCTGTTGACGATCCGCAGAAGCTGGGCTGCCAGTCCCGGGCTTTTGCTGATGACCTGGGCAATGTCGTCGGAGGAGGAAAACGGGTCGGCAATGGTGTCGTTGAGTTTGAAAATGATGGTTGGCGCTTCCGGCAATTTGATGTCCAGGTTGCGGAGTTTCTGGCGCATCTCCAGGCCGCTCGACGAAGGCGCGCTATCCTTGGCCGCCACAGTCGGCATTTCCACCGTCTGGCTGACCCCACTTCGACTTCGATGGAAAACGGCCTGGCGAAAAATCTCTGCGACCGCCGGGTGGTTGAGGTCGTTTCCGGAAAAGGCCGATTTAAGGCTTTCGGCCGTTTGCCGCATGACTTCCGGGTCCACCGCCGGCGCGTCGTCCGGCCCGTCTTCCCGGTCGTCCTGGACCTGCACCTCCGGGACGCCCCACATCCTAAAAATATTCAAATGTTTGGGAGCAATGGCCTGACCTTTTGACAGCAGCAGGCGGCCGCTCATGTCGGTTACATCAGTTGCCAGGATCATCCCCGGCTTGAGTTGGTCGATGGAATAATAGGGCATCGCCGTTCCAGTCCGTATTCGCAATTCACTGCCTTTTCCGGTACCCTTATATATCGCGCAACAGCCTCTGAACTTTAGCTTCCTGCCCGGTCGGAAATGACCAGGTTTGAAAATTCGGTTCCCCTGCCTTACTGTATGGATTCATGAAACGAAAGAAATGAAACCGGGATGCAGGATGTAACACGGCCTCATTCGAAGCGCGGCATCTGCGGAAAAGCTTCTATGGCCAACAAAAACGATAAAAGGAGAATCCGATGACGACGAAACGACAAGCGGCTGTAATGGGGGCTTTTGTGGCCGACGCCCTGTCCCTCGGCGTCCACTGGGTGTACAACACCGGCGTAATCGATAAAAAATTCGGCAGGGTGGAACAGTACCATGATCCGCTGACATCTTACCACAAAGGCAAGAAGGCGGGGGATTTCACCCACTATGGAGACCAGATGCTGGTGCTGCTGGAGACCCTTGGTGAAGGAAAGGGCTTCGACGCCAACCGGTTTGCCCAGTCATGGCGGGAATTTTTTTCGGATTATACGGGCTACTTCGACAAGGCCACCAAAGCCACCCTGGAAAATATGACCGGAGGCCGCGAACCGACCCAAAGCGCCTCGGACTCGGATGACCTGGCCGGCGCCTCCCGCATGGCTCCGCTGGTGGGGGTATATGGCAACGACCTGGATCAACTCGTCCGGACTGCGCGGTCACAAACCGCCATCACCCACGGCGACGACCGGGTGATCGCATCCGCAGACTTTTTTGCACGCACGGTCTTCGCCATTCTTAATGGCAAGGAACCGGTCCCGGCCATGGAGGCCACCTTGAACGATCATTTTGCAGACAGCGACATCGCCCCGCTGGTCCGCATGGGGCTGCAAAGCAAGGATCGGGATACCCGCGAAACCATCGCCGAGTTCGGTCAGATGTGCAGTGTGGAAGCCGGCCTGCCGGGCACCGTACACCTCGTTGCCCGTCATGGCGAGGATTTCAAGACGGCCATGGTGGAAAATGTCATGGCCGGCGGCGATTCTTCGGCCCGCGGCATGCTGGCCGGCATGGTGCTGGCCGCGGCCCACGGCATGTCCGCCATCCCCGATGAATGGATATCGGGGCTGAATGCCGGGGAACGCATCCGAACGCTACTGGAACAGCTATGAATGGATAAACACTGACTATTGCGGGCGCAACCCCGCATCCACATCCACAGCCACCGGCTCGTCGGGCAGATTGGAACGGATGATGATATTGCGCTGAAGGCTCTTGACCACCCGGTCGATATTGCCCACTCCGTCCCGGATTTCACGGATACCCTCCTTGGCGGTTGCCGTTACCCGGGGAATGTCCTGGCTGCCTTCCTTCATGTTCTCCAGAATGACCTGGATGGTTTCGATGGACCGGCGGGCCTCTTCCAGAATCTCCTTCAGGGCTTCGACGTTCTCCACCACGCCGGTTCCCGCCGTTTGGATCGTCGCCAGGTTGTCGCTGACCTGGTCCATCAGGCCGGGCCCCCGTTGGGCGGTTGCCTGGATATGGTCCAGCAGGTCATCGGTCCGGTCCAGGCTTGACAGAACCTGGTCCACCAGTTCCCGTGAGGCCACCAGGGAGCCCAGGGTGCCCTGCCCCTGGTCGATCTTGCCGGCAATCCGCTCCAGGTGAAACGAAGTCTGCTCGATGTGATCCAAGGTGGTCAGCAGCGGCCCCTGCGGATCTTTCATGATGGAGACCAGCTCGGCGAGTTCCTGAATCGTACGCACCGCCAGCATCGCCGTCTTTTCCACCTCGAATTCTTTTAAAAGGTCCGTAATGGATTTTTTTTCCTGGGAGGGAATCATGCCGCCGACGGGAATTTTCGGGGAATTGGAATCGCCGGGAATAATGGAAATGTATTCCGAACCGATAAGTGTCGGGCTGTCCACCACGGCCACCGAATCCTGGCGGATGCGGGAGGCGTATCTGGCCAGGATGGACAGTTCGACGTTCACGTTGTCCTCCCCCAGAGAGATCCGTTCCACCTTGCCGATATCGGCCTTGAACAGTTTGACCGCCGCATTGGACTGCAAGTTGTAGCTCTGTTTGAAACTGGTGTAAAACGTGACCTCTTCGGCAAACCAGTCCTTGCCCCGTCCAAGAATCACCACCGTTGTCAGCAGCAGCACGAAAATGCCGATGATGAAAACGCCGACGCTCTTCTCCGCTTTTGTGAAGCTTGTTTCCATGGGTCGGAAAGACTATCGCTCCTCCAAATCCCTGATCCGGATCGTTTTGTCGTTAAGCGTCAACTGCCGCCGCCCCAGGTCGCTCATTTTTTCGTTGTTGGAAAAAAAGACGACCGCCGTTTCCGACTGTACCATATTTTTCAGGTGGTTAAAAATAGCATCGTCCGGGTTGATCTGGATGAAATTTTCCGGCCGGTCGATCAGCATCAGCAACGGCCGCTTGCCCATCTCACGGATGGCGATGGTTTTCATCAGGGCGCTGTCGTTCAGTTCGGAAGGCCGATGCTCCAGATCGTCAGTCAGGCCGGCATCCTTGCACAGGAGATTCATCGTTTCATCCAGGTCGATGGACAGATCGTTCTCGTGATAGAAGCGGCCAAGGAGAAGATTTTCGCGGACCGTTCGGTTGCTGATCATGGTGCAATCGGGCGCCACGTAACCGATCTGGCGTTTTACGGCCAGGCATCGCCGATAGTCGTACAGATCCACGTCGAACCCGTTGAACCGAAACCGGCCCTGATCCGGGCGCTCCAGAGTGGCCAGCAGGCGCAACAGTTGCCGGCTGTCCAGCGCTGCTTTGGCGTCGATGGCGATCACGTCGCCGCGGTTGATCGTCAGGCGATCCACACCGTAGGTCGCCTGCTTGCCAAAGGGCGCAAGCACGAGGTTGGTAATTTCGATAATCGGTGGGATCGGCTGCATTTACACGTAAAAAATAAAAGAAACGAAAATGTTGATCACCAGGCAATAAAAAAAACAGTCCACGGCCGCTTTGGAGGTCGCGATCGGCACCTGGGTAATCTGCTCCTTCGGCGTCAGCCCATGATAAAGACAGGTAACGGTGATGGCCACACCGAAAAAGATGCTTTTCAACAAACCCACGGCAATATCGGCCCCCACGACGCCCTTGGCGATCTGCTGGAAAAACCCCTCCACCGGCAGGGTGGTAAACCCCTTGACGACGGCATAGCCTCCGATGATGGCCATGAGATCGAACACCAGAACCAGGCTGACAATGGCCGTCGTAATGCCCAGCAATCGCGGGAGACAGAGGGTGTCCAGAGGATCGATCCCCGCCATTTCCAGGGTTTCGATTTCGTTGAGCACATTCATGTAGGATATTTCGATGGTCACGGCGGTGGCGGACCTCAGAATCACGACGATGGCTGTAATCAGCGGCCCGATTTCCCGCAATACGAGCAGCACGACAATTTTGCCCAGGTCCACCTGACCGGACAGTTGGGAAAACTGGACGATCATCATGACGCCGATAATCAGGGCGACGGGAACGATCACCGGCAGCGCCTGGACAGCTGTGAAGTAAAGCTGTTCCACGACAACCCTGCGGATCAGCACCCGGCCGGTACGGGGCAGCGGCACGGCAATGGCAATCAGCCGGCAGGTCAGCGCACACAACTCCGCCAGACGGTTGAACCTTCGGATCGTCGTTCTGCCCAATGCACCGACGATATTGTCCATGGGGCCGTTGTCCTCTTTGTCCGGATCGGTCGTCCAGCTTTGTTGACTTCTCCGAATTTGTACAATATATATTTCGCACTGGTCAACATCATAGGGGTAACTACCAAGAATTGAAAGTAAAATTTATTCTGCGCCCAATCTACCAACTCTTCGTGCTGATTGCTTTCTGCTTGGCTGCATCCGCTTCGGCCGACGGTCCCCTGGTCCAACAGTCGGGCAGCGGCTGCATCGACTGGAGCGCGGGAACGGTTCGCGCCAAGGGAGTCGGCACCCCGGCCCAAACCGGTGACAACGATACGCCGGCCGAAGCCTCGGCCATTCTGGAAAACGCCCGGCAGACGGCCCGAAAAAAACTGCTGGAGACGGTAATGACCATCCGCATCGACGCCGGCAGCCGCATCGCGGACCGAGTTCAGGGGAGCCCGGATTTTCTGGAGGGGCTGCACACCCTTGCCGGCAACGCCGCCGTTACCCGGCAGGAATACCTTTCAGACGGAACGCTGGAGATCGAACTGACCATGAACCTGACGGGGGGATTCGGCCAGTTCGTGCTGCCGGAGGAAATTCGCCAGGTGGAGCCGGTCACCACGATGAATACGGCCCAAAAGGAAACACAATCGACATCCAAAGAAAAGGTGGGCGTCGGCAGCGCCCCCTATACCGGGCTGATCGTCGATGCCGTCGGGATTGGCGCTAAACCCGCTCTGGTACCGGTCATCGCCGACGAATCCGGGGAAGTTGTTTACGGCCCCGCTTTTGCCAGCCGTGAATTTGCCGTGTCCAGGGGCATGAGCGGTTATGCCGCCAGTTTGGATGCCGCCCGCAAAGACCCGCGGGTGGGGGACCGCCCCCTGATTGTCAAGGCCATCCGGACCCGTTTTACGGGAAACACGGATCTGGTTATTCCAACCACCGAAGCCGCCCGCCTGCGCAGTTCGGCGATTCATTTGAATTTCCTGAAGGCCTGCCGGGTGTGCATTGTTCTCGATGGGATGGTAAAGCAGTAAGATCCTTGGACGAATAAGGAGAACGCCATGGGTCGTCGAAATTGCCTTCTGCTCTTGATGTTGGCGGCAAGCGCCATCGTGGCTTGCGGACCGGACACGATTTTTCTACGGCCGGTGCTGGATACCCCCGAACACCATGTCAAGAACGGGCACACGCTCTTAAACCGCGGGAAAATCGACGCTGCCAACGAGGAGTTCGTGCGCGCAAAAACCTTGGATGCCGAATATGCACCGGCTTATGTGGGTATTGCTCTGGTTCAGGCCAGGCAGGGAGATGTCGAAGGGGGGCTGACGACCCTGGAACGCGCCAAGGAATTGGCTGTCACACCGGAACAGGACCGGGAGGTCGACCACGGCTTCGTCCTGATTGAAGAGATGCAGTAAAAAACGGCCAATTTCAGCAGCCGAATCGAATCATATAAAACAAAACGGTCGGGGAAACACCCCGACCGTTTTGTTTTATGCGTACTTATTAGTATCGGTAGTGATCCGGCTTGAACGGTCCGTCCACCGGCACGCCCAGGTAGTCGGCCTGGACTTGGTTGAGCTTGCTCAGCTTGACGCCCAGACGGGCCAGATGCAGCCGGGCCACCTCTTCGTCCAGTTTTTTCGGAAGAGTATAGACGTCGGTTTTATAATCGCCCGTGGCCAGCTCGATCTGCGCCAGGCATTGGTTCGTGAAACTGTTGCTCATCACGAAACTGGGATGGCCGGTGGCACAGCCCAGGTTGACCAGCCTTCCTTCGGCCAGAACGATGATCGTGCGACCCGATTCCAGGGTCCACATGTCTACCTGGGGCTTGATGGGACTTTTCTTGCATTTCGGATTGTTGTCGAGGTAATCCATGGCGATTTCGTTGTCGAAATGACCGATGTTGCAGACGACGGCCTCGTTTTTCATCTGCTCCATGTGCGCTCCGGTGATCACCTTGTAGCATCCCGTGGCCGTGACGAAAACGTCTCCTTCCGGGGCGGCTTCCTCCATGGTGGTCACTTCGAAGCCCTCCATGGCCGCCTGCAGGGCGCAGATGGGGTCGACCTCGGTTACCAGCACCCGGGCGCCGTAGCCGCGCATGGAGTGTGCACAGCCCTTGCCCACATCGCCATAGCCGCATACCACCACGACCTTGCCCGCCATCATGATGTCCGTAGCGCGCTTGATGCCGTCGGCCAGCGATTCCCGGCAGCCGTACAGGTTGTCGAACTTGGATTTGGTCACCGAGTCGTTGACGTTGAAGGCGGGAAAGAGCAGTTCCCCTTTCTGGCCAAGCTGGTAGAGCCGGTGTACGCCGGTGGTGGTCTCCTCGGAAACCCCTTTGATGGGTCCGGCAATCCGGGTCCAGCGACCGGAATCGCTTTCATAGCTGGTCTTCAGGCGGGCCATCAGCAGCCGTTCGTCTGCGGAATCATAAGTTTTTTCCAACAGGGACGGATCTTTTTCCACGGCTACACCCTGGTGGACGAACAGGGTGGCATCACCGCCGTCATCCACGATCAGGTGCGGACCGCTGCCGTCGGGCCAGACCAGGGCCTGTTCGGTGCACCACCAGTACTCTTCCAGGCTCTCGCCCTTCCAGGCAAAGACAGCTGCCGACCCCTTGCGGGCGATGGCCGCTGCAGCATGATCCTGGGTGGAAAAGATATTGCACGAGGCCCAGCGGATGTCGGCCCCCAGAATTTTAAGGGTGTCGATGAGCATGGCCGTCTGGATGGTCATGTGCAGGCTGCCGGTAACCCGTAAGCCTTTAAGGGGTTGCTCGGGGCCGTATTTCTCGCGCACGGCCATCAGACCGGGCATTTCGTTTTCCGCCAGCTGCATCTCCTTGTCGCCGAAGTCGGCCAGGGTGATGTCGGCAACTTTATAAGGCAGGGACGCATCGTAGGCCGGGGGGCCGTCGATCGTCACCACATTTTCGGCAAGCGTCATGATTGTTCCTCCATAAGATAGGGGGACCTTGACGGTCCCCTGTGATTCTTCAGTAAAAAATAATACCCGTTATACGAACTACAAGCCCGCCTTCTCTCGGATAATATCGGCCATATTGGTCTTTTCCCAAGAAAATTCCGGTTCGGTGCGCCCGAAGTGTCCGTAGGCGGCGGTATTGCGATAGATGGGGCGCAGCAGGTCCAGGTATTCGATGATGGCCGCGGGACGCAGGTCGAAGACCTCCTTGACGATCTCCTCCACCCGCTCTTTGGGCACCTTGCCGGTATGCATCAGGTCGATCATCACCGATACCGGTTCAGCCACGCCGATGGCGTAGGCGATCTGAACCTCGCATTTCTTGGATAGGCCAGCGGCCACGATGTTTTTTGCCACGTGGCGGCCCATGTAGGAGGCGCTGCGGTCCACCTTGGAGGGGTCCTTGCCGGAAAAGCATCCACCGCCGTGGCTGCCCTGGCCGCCGTAAGTGTCCACGATGATTTTGCGGCCGGTGACGCCACAGTCCCCCATGGGCCCGCCGACTACGAAACGACCCGTGGGATTGATGAAATAGCGGGTGTCTCCGTCGATCATGTCTGCCGGGATGACTTTTTTGATCACCTCCTCGATGATCGCCTCCCGGAGGTCCTCATAGGTAACGTCGGGTTTATGCTGACTGGAGACCACCACGGTGTCCACCCGTTTTGGCTGACCGTCATGGTACTCGATGGTCACCTGGGACTTGCCGTCCGGACGCAGGAAATCCAGGGACCCGTTCTTGCGCACCTTGGTCAGGCGCCGGGTCAGCTTGTGAGCGTACATGATGGGCATGGGCATCAGTTCCGGCGTTTCGTCCGTGGCAAAGCCGAACATCAGTCCCTGGTCGCCGGCGCCCTGGTCTTTGTAGAGTCCCTGGCCGGTATTCACACCCTGGGCGATGTCCGGGCTTTGATGGTCGATGCTGGTGATGACGCTGCACGTCCGCCAGTCGAACCCCATCTGTGAAGAGTGGTAGCCGATGTCCTTGATCGTCTCGCGCACGATCTGAGGCATGTCCACGTAACATTCGGTGGTGATTTCGCCGGCGATGAAGGCCAGACCGGTGGTGACCAGGGTTTCACAGGCCACCCGGCAGGCCTTGTCCTGGGCCATGATGGCATCCAGGATGGAGTCGGAGATGGCGTCGGCCACTTTATCCGGGTGGCCCTCGGTAACCGATTCGGAGGTGAACAGAAACTTGTTGGTCATGGATAGCTCCTTTTATGGGAATGAAAGATCTTTCATGTTCCGGGGGTCAGTATCATGTTGTCGATGAGCCGCGCCCGGCCCACCTTCACCGCTATAGCCATCAATACCGGACCGTCGATAGCGGTTACCGCGTCCAACGTCTTGGGGTCGCAAACGGCGATATAATCGATCCGGGTGTCCGGATGGGCCTGGATGAGCGCTTCGGCGGACGCAATGATGGTATCGGCAGAAATTTCGCCCGCCTTGACCCTCTTTTTGGATTCGGTCAGGGCCTGGTACAAACTGCACGCGGCCTTGCGTTGATCATCGGCAAGATACATGTTTCTTGAACTCATGGCAAGGCCGTCGGCCTCCCGCACGATGGGCGCACCGATGATATCGACATTCAGTTCCAGATCCCTGACCATCTGGCGTACGACCAGCAATTGCTGGTAATCTTTTTCACCGAAAATGGCCAGGTGGGGCCGGACGATGCCCAGCAGCTTGGCAACTACCGTGGCCACCCCCTCGAAGTGCCCCGGCCTTGAAAGACCGCAAAGATGGGCGGGGAGGGCCTTCAACGAAATCGTCGTCTGGAAGCCTTCCGGATACATCTGCTTTGCATCGGGAATAAAAACCGCGTCCACCCCGGTTGCCTCGACCATTTCCAGATCCCGCGCTTCGTCCCTGGGATAGGCGGCCAGATCCTCGCTGGGGCCGAATTGGGTGGGATTGACGAAAATGCTCACCACGACACGGTCGGCCAGTTCCCGGCCCTTTTTCATGAGCGAAAGGTGGCCTTCGTGGAGAAATCCCATGGTGGGGACAAAAGCGATGGTTTTCCCCGACTGCCGCAGCGTCGACGAATAGGAACGCATGGCGTCGATGGTACGCAAAATTTCGATGGCGAGTTCCTTTTTCTCCGCTGTCTCAAAATAGCTGCCGCACGCGCTTCAGCATCCGTATATCGAGCAAATGACAAAAAAATCGCGGGCATGCCAGCAATAGTGTACCCGCGTGCCGATGTCAATAAGGATACGCTGGCTTATAAACGGTTTCAGGCAAAATCAATCTGATGATTTTGCCTGAAGCAGGACAATTGAATTGTGACGACATTGTAAGCGGATCGTTTTCCGTTCGTTTACGCCTCGGCCTCTTTTTGTTGGCTTGCCACCAGTTCGCAGACCATATCCCGGGCCGTATCGAGATCCAGCCGCCCCATGTTGAGCACCAGGTGGTAGAGCTGCGGGTTGTCGTAATCGCTTTTGCCCAGCCGTTTGAACAGGTTCAGCCGTCGGCGGTCTTCGTTGGCCACCATGCGTTCGGCTTTTTTCTGGGGCATGTCGTACTGCTTCATCATGAATTTGACCCGATTTTCGAACTGGTCCACGAGCAGGATGTGAACGGCGTCGGGATGGTCGTTGAGAATATACTGGCTTCCCCGGCCGAGAATGACCACGTCGCCTTCATCGGCGAACTGGGCGATGATCAAAACGAGGTAGTCCAGATAGATCTGTTCGTCCAGATAGCCTCTTTCATCGGAAAGCACGCGATCCAGCCAGCGCTTGGAAACCATGCTGGAAATGAATCTGGAAAGTTTGCTGCCAGCTTCTTTTTCGAAGGATTCGATCCAGTCGGTGGAGACATTGGCCTCTTTGGCGACTCGTTGAATGATGTCGCTGTCGGCGAAGGTGTACCCCATCTTCTCGGCAATCATTTTTCCCAAGGTAATGCCGCCTGCGCCAAACTGCCTCGAAATTGTGATGACTGCCATGTCTTCCTCCTCAGTCTCGTTGCAGGTTAGGATCTGTACGCTGTCAAAAAACCAACCGCTACTCTTCTTGGGGCGGAATGAGCAAAATTGGAAAAACGGACCGCTCCGCCAGGGCCTTGCCGATGCTGCTTCCCCAGCGATCCGTCCACAGCGATTTGCGCGGCGAGCCGGCAAAAATCATCGAGGATTGGCATTCCCGGGCGGCTTTGTCGATTTCCTCTACCGTATCCCCGATGTAAACGTGGGGTCTGGCCAAAATGCCGTTGTCTTCCAGATCGTCGCAAAGGTCCTCCAGCTTGCTGCGGCTTTCCTTGCGCGTCTTCTGAATGGCCATGGCCGAGGTTCCCTTCAAATCTTTCTCGCTGGCCACATGCACGACATCCACTTCACGAATCACGGCCTTCAGCGATTTGAGATAATCGATGGCGCGGCGGCTGGCGCTGGACCAGTTAGTGGCCAAAAGGGGCTTTTCAAACGGATTTTCAGCCAGCGGCCCCTTGCGGGTGAGATACTTGTACACCAGCACCGGTGTGGCCGAGCGATGAACGATTTCGGTGATGTCGGAGCCGGAATAGAGCTGTTCGAGGCGGCCTTTCTTGTCGGGCCCCAGGACGATGAGGTCCACCGACTCTTTTTCGGCCGCCTGAATCACCTGGCTGGCAAAACTGCCCACCACGATGTAAACGCCCACTTCCATGCCCTGTTCGAACAGGGTCTCGGCCCAATCGATGAACCGGATGTTGGCCTTTTCCCGGAGCCGGATCTCAGCGCTCTTCTCGTATCCCTTGCCCCTGCGCATGGCCACCTTGTCACGCTCGATGACGTTTAAAAAAACCACATGGTTCAGGGCGGCTTTTTTCAGGTCCAACAGAGATTGTAATGCATCGAACCGAAGCTTGTCGAACCGGGTGACAAACAGCAGTTTTTTTATCTCCATTTTGTTTCATCCTTGGCTACCGGGCAGATCCGCAGGAGGGCTATTCCAAAAATTTCTTCATTTCCTGGGCCAGCTCTTCGGGTTCGACAGGCTTTTCCAGATAGCTCTCCGGCTCCGGAACCGGTTGATCGCCGAATTCCGTAAGCGCCTTCTGACTGCGGAGAAAAGTTCGTTTGGCCACACCGGAAAGGATGATGACGGGAATGCCCTGAAGGGCCTTTTCCGTTTTCAGTATCCGGTATAAACGGATACCGCTCTGTTTGGGCATCAACACGTCCAGGACCACCAGATCCGGAGATTCCTGCTTGAGCATCTTCAGGCCCTCTTCGCCATTGGCCGCTTCAATGGGCGTGTAACCGCTCTCCTCCACGACGGTTGAGTTGAACAGCCGCACATCCGGATCATCGTCCACGATCAATACTTTTTTGCTCATCTTGCAAGCCTCCTTACATGCGATTGCTACGGCGGTTAATTTCGTAACGCGATTGGCTCTGCCCGGCAAGGTGATATGACAAGTAATTGAAATGGTTTATCTTATCATGACAATCGAAATTTGCAAGCTTCTATTTTCCCAGATGCTTTTTTCTTTCGTCGGTAAACGCCCACCAGGGAAGCGGCCTCCCCCCTTCCATGAAATGCACCGCCGACATAAACACATCGAGCACACAAGGGTCGTGCCTTTTCCCCGATATCTCGCACAACTTGTCGTACAGGGCAAATGGATCTTTCCCGATCAGTTTTCTTGGATGATCGATGCCGATAGACTGGAGATCCTTTGCTATGGCCTTTCCGATGTTAGGAAGATCAGCCAGTCGGGATACGGTTTTTCTGTCCGGGTTCTTCATATGCGGTCCAGAATTGACGGTTTCAAATACTGATTTTCTTCCATTTTTTCTTTGATGCGCGTTGACAATAATTTAAAATGTAATTACGATAGTTACATTATCACGATG
This window of the uncultured Desulfosarcina sp. genome carries:
- a CDS encoding HDOD domain-containing protein, which translates into the protein MPYYSIDQLKPGMILATDVTDMSGRLLLSKGQAIAPKHLNIFRMWGVPEVQVQDDREDGPDDAPAVDPEVMRQTAESLKSAFSGNDLNHPAVAEIFRQAVFHRSRSGVSQTVEMPTVAAKDSAPSSSGLEMRQKLRNLDIKLPEAPTIIFKLNDTIADPFSSSDDIAQVISKSPGLAAQLLRIVNSAFYGFPSRIDSISRAVTVIGSKEISALAAGIATMEIFKDIPKNVFDTQAFTHHSLTCGVLARILAAGGNIRNTEQLFVAGLLHDIGRMVMFKYFPRQVGTMLAAAADGESCLYDVEKRIMGFRHTDIAADLFEKWKFPVALSQNVAFHHRPASAQDPARAAVIHLADIIAHALGEGKSGEWCIPTLDAAAWDKLKISPQTLATIIPQAIHHLNFLTSIFTGES
- a CDS encoding MlaD family protein — translated: METSFTKAEKSVGVFIIGIFVLLLTTVVILGRGKDWFAEEVTFYTSFKQSYNLQSNAAVKLFKADIGKVERISLGEDNVNVELSILARYASRIRQDSVAVVDSPTLIGSEYISIIPGDSNSPKIPVGGMIPSQEKKSITDLLKEFEVEKTAMLAVRTIQELAELVSIMKDPQGPLLTTLDHIEQTSFHLERIAGKIDQGQGTLGSLVASRELVDQVLSSLDRTDDLLDHIQATAQRGPGLMDQVSDNLATIQTAGTGVVENVEALKEILEEARRSIETIQVILENMKEGSQDIPRVTATAKEGIREIRDGVGNIDRVVKSLQRNIIIRSNLPDEPVAVDVDAGLRPQ
- a CDS encoding ADP-ribosylglycohydrolase family protein, whose product is MTTKRQAAVMGAFVADALSLGVHWVYNTGVIDKKFGRVEQYHDPLTSYHKGKKAGDFTHYGDQMLVLLETLGEGKGFDANRFAQSWREFFSDYTGYFDKATKATLENMTGGREPTQSASDSDDLAGASRMAPLVGVYGNDLDQLVRTARSQTAITHGDDRVIASADFFARTVFAILNGKEPVPAMEATLNDHFADSDIAPLVRMGLQSKDRDTRETIAEFGQMCSVEAGLPGTVHLVARHGEDFKTAMVENVMAGGDSSARGMLAGMVLAAAHGMSAIPDEWISGLNAGERIRTLLEQL
- the metK gene encoding methionine adenosyltransferase, which gives rise to MTNKFLFTSESVTEGHPDKVADAISDSILDAIMAQDKACRVACETLVTTGLAFIAGEITTECYVDMPQIVRETIKDIGYHSSQMGFDWRTCSVITSIDHQSPDIAQGVNTGQGLYKDQGAGDQGLMFGFATDETPELMPMPIMYAHKLTRRLTKVRKNGSLDFLRPDGKSQVTIEYHDGQPKRVDTVVVSSQHKPDVTYEDLREAIIEEVIKKVIPADMIDGDTRYFINPTGRFVVGGPMGDCGVTGRKIIVDTYGGQGSHGGGCFSGKDPSKVDRSASYMGRHVAKNIVAAGLSKKCEVQIAYAIGVAEPVSVMIDLMHTGKVPKERVEEIVKEVFDLRPAAIIEYLDLLRPIYRNTAAYGHFGRTEPEFSWEKTNMADIIREKAGL
- the ahcY gene encoding adenosylhomocysteinase codes for the protein MTLAENVVTIDGPPAYDASLPYKVADITLADFGDKEMQLAENEMPGLMAVREKYGPEQPLKGLRVTGSLHMTIQTAMLIDTLKILGADIRWASCNIFSTQDHAAAAIARKGSAAVFAWKGESLEEYWWCTEQALVWPDGSGPHLIVDDGGDATLFVHQGVAVEKDPSLLEKTYDSADERLLMARLKTSYESDSGRWTRIAGPIKGVSEETTTGVHRLYQLGQKGELLFPAFNVNDSVTKSKFDNLYGCRESLADGIKRATDIMMAGKVVVVCGYGDVGKGCAHSMRGYGARVLVTEVDPICALQAAMEGFEVTTMEEAAPEGDVFVTATGCYKVITGAHMEQMKNEAVVCNIGHFDNEIAMDYLDNNPKCKKSPIKPQVDMWTLESGRTIIVLAEGRLVNLGCATGHPSFVMSNSFTNQCLAQIELATGDYKTDVYTLPKKLDEEVARLHLARLGVKLSKLNQVQADYLGVPVDGPFKPDHYRY
- a CDS encoding ABC transporter permease; this translates as MDNIVGALGRTTIRRFNRLAELCALTCRLIAIAVPLPRTGRVLIRRVVVEQLYFTAVQALPVIVPVALIIGVMMIVQFSQLSGQVDLGKIVVLLVLREIGPLITAIVVILRSATAVTIEISYMNVLNEIETLEMAGIDPLDTLCLPRLLGITTAIVSLVLVFDLMAIIGGYAVVKGFTTLPVEGFFQQIAKGVVGADIAVGLLKSIFFGVAITVTCLYHGLTPKEQITQVPIATSKAAVDCFFYCLVINIFVSFIFYV